One window from the genome of Desulfobotulus pelophilus encodes:
- a CDS encoding type II secretion system protein GspM, with the protein MLFLSRREKMIILAAGLILAALMVDQLIFSPVRAWQQRLDRSISVKSQNLEELRGLAERYRNLQGSDQAAVTALAARREDFTLFGFLERVAGETGVKRNIASMKPGTSEDRITGMRFSVVEIRLEDVGMVDVTRFLLQLETAPENVQVRSLSIGRKGAREPATLSVILHAQTLAG; encoded by the coding sequence ATGCTTTTTCTTTCCCGAAGAGAAAAAATGATTATTCTGGCTGCCGGTCTGATCCTTGCCGCCCTTATGGTGGATCAGCTTATTTTTTCACCCGTCAGGGCATGGCAGCAGAGACTGGACCGCAGCATCAGTGTGAAAAGCCAAAATCTTGAAGAGCTGAGAGGGCTTGCGGAGCGTTACCGGAATCTGCAGGGCAGTGATCAGGCGGCTGTTACAGCTCTGGCCGCCCGGAGGGAGGATTTCACTTTGTTCGGCTTTTTGGAACGGGTTGCCGGAGAGACCGGGGTCAAAAGGAACATTGCTTCCATGAAACCGGGTACAAGCGAAGACCGAATAACGGGCATGCGCTTTTCTGTGGTGGAAATACGGTTGGAAGATGTGGGTATGGTGGATGTCACCCGTTTTCTTCTGCAGCTGGAGACAGCTCCTGAGAATGTGCAGGTGCGCAGCCTGTCCATTGGCCGGAAGGGCGCAAGGGAACCGGCCACCCTTTCCGTTATTCTGCATGCGCAGACCCTTGCCGGATGA